The genomic stretch GGGACCAAGCGGGTCATCGATATTTCCGGCGACGGACCCAACAATCAGGGCGCGCCGGTCAATCTCACTCGCGACGGCGTGGTCAGGCAAGGCATTGTCATCAACGGCCTGCCGCTGATGACGCGGGGCGGCTTTTCCGGCGCCTACGATGTCAACGATCTCGACCGCTACTACAGCGACTGCGTCATCGGCGGCCCCGGAGCGTTCATGATCCCGGTCAACGACTGGACGCAATTTCCCGAGGCCATACGCCGCAAGCTGGTGCTGGAGCTTGCCGGCCCGGCGTCGCCGCAGTGGGCGGCGGAGGACGCGGATCATCCGCCAGTGGTGCTGGCGCAGGACAAGCCCGCCAGCGACTGCCAGATCGGCGAGAAGATGTGGCGCAGCCGCAGCTGGAAGCTCGACACCCGCTAGGACCGGACCATTGGCAAACGGTCCGGACCGCGCTATCCAGCGGTGGGGGACCGCGGTCGAAACCGAGGAAACATCAGATGAAACGCCTTGCCATAATGGCAGCTGTCGCGTCCGTGCTTTTTGCCGACGGCGCCAGCGCCCAATACAACGACCAGCCTGCGTGCGTCATGTTCGAGCACGTAAACTTTCGCGGGCGGTCGATCGAAATGGGACCCGACGATTCAGTGAACTTTCGTGGCGGCCAGTTCTGGAACGACCGTGTGTCGTCGGTGTTCGTTCGCCGGGGCTGCACGCTCGTTGCCTATGAGGATACGAACAGGGGGGGTGAATCGATCGAGATCAGACGCCGGGCTCGGGAGTTGGGCAGCGACTGGAACGACCGCATTTCCTCGGCCGAGTGCTATTGCGATGGCTATTGACCGGGCAGGGCCTCAGGCCAGCTAGCGTCGGTGCCAACGACGTCCCAGCGAACATGCCGCCGAACACGGTCCTGTTGATTGACAAGCCGATTGGCGTCTGTGAACAATTTCCCTTCGGAGAAAAAAGGGGAACTGACATGAACCGGATCGCTGTTTTTGCCGCGACTTTGACGCTTGCCGCCGGTCTGTCCGCGCCGGTGATGGCCGCCACATCGGTCACCATCGGCATCAGCGGCTGGACAGGCTTCGCACCGCTGACGCTTGCCAAGCAGGCAGGCCTTTTCGAAAAACACGGCCTCGACGTGACCTTGAAGAAGGTGCCGCAGGCCAGCCGTCCGCTCGCCATCGCCAGCGGCGACCTGCAATGCGCCGCCACCACGGTCGAGACCTGGCTGGTGTGGAACGCCAGCGGAGTGACCACCAAGCAGATTTTTCAGCTCGACAAATCCTATGGCGCCGACGGCATCGTCGTGCGCAACGACATCAAGACCGTCGCCGATCTCAAGGGCAAGAACGTCGCCTCCTCGGCACCCGGTACGTCACCCTATTTCCTGCTCGCCTGGGTGCTGAACAAGAACGGCATGTCGACCAAGGATGTGACGGTCGTCAATCTGGAGCCGGATGCGGCAGCGCAGGCCTTCCTCGCCGGCCAGAACGATGCTGCCGTCACCTATGAGCCGTTCATCTCGGCGGTACGCGACAAGTCCGACCAGGGCCATATACTGGCGACCACGCTCGACTATCCGATGGTGCTCGACACGGTCGGCTGCACGCCCGAATTCCTCAAGGCCAATCCGGATGCCGCAAAGGCGCTCGCCGACAGCTATTTCGAAGCGCTCGACCTGATCAAGAGCGACCCGCAGAAATCCTACGA from Mesorhizobium sp. NZP2077 encodes the following:
- a CDS encoding peptidase inhibitor family I36 protein; the encoded protein is MKRLAIMAAVASVLFADGASAQYNDQPACVMFEHVNFRGRSIEMGPDDSVNFRGGQFWNDRVSSVFVRRGCTLVAYEDTNRGGESIEIRRRARELGSDWNDRISSAECYCDGY
- a CDS encoding ABC transporter substrate-binding protein, coding for MNRIAVFAATLTLAAGLSAPVMAATSVTIGISGWTGFAPLTLAKQAGLFEKHGLDVTLKKVPQASRPLAIASGDLQCAATTVETWLVWNASGVTTKQIFQLDKSYGADGIVVRNDIKTVADLKGKNVASSAPGTSPYFLLAWVLNKNGMSTKDVTVVNLEPDAAAQAFLAGQNDAAVTYEPFISAVRDKSDQGHILATTLDYPMVLDTVGCTPEFLKANPDAAKALADSYFEALDLIKSDPQKSYEIMGADVKQSAKEFEDSAKYLKWADKAENKQFFTKEFQDFSKTAGDLLLQMGLIKEAPDVATLADTSAVSN